A part of Spodoptera frugiperda isolate SF20-4 chromosome 25, AGI-APGP_CSIRO_Sfru_2.0, whole genome shotgun sequence genomic DNA contains:
- the LOC118267499 gene encoding disco-interacting protein 2 isoform X18 — protein MMADLSVDISKLPDEIRDKLAELDLELSEGDITQKGYEKKRARLLTPYIPQQQPQVGSQPPRGPRGDGGSSRQHTRNRRTHRRVTHNEKRYHSEVRQEAVQQALAEMQNRPKPSLPMPSKRTSMMAKSPDRERHDLCARRGGALVADRVQCYAQPEDTGTGTGRWKVSVSAKIQQLLNTLKRPKRRPLPEFYEDDDIELELAANPKDPNAPKPEGGTMTPAVGEQLVVPSGLPRNLEAALQRYGTASFKANVATVLDPNGKLSNSLNYGKLLSRSLKIAHALLNKTFTSKTSSGGPLTGDNSIKPGDRVALVYPNNDPINFMCAFYGCLQAGIVPVPIEVPLTRRDAGLQQVGFLLGSCGIQYALTSDNCLKGLPKTSSGDVVSFRGWPSLQWVSTEKLPRPPRDWIPPPRPAEDSPAHIEHTSAADGSAMGVIVTRASMLAHSRMLSVACNYTEGEHMVCVLDFKRETGLWHAVLASVLNGMHVIFIPYALMKVSPASWMHMITKYRASVAIVKSRDLHWGLLATRDHKEISLSSLRMLLVADGANPWSLSSCDQFLSVFQSKGVRGDAICPCACSSESLTVCVRRAGRGGASAGRGVLSMSGLSYGVVRVDAENSLTSLTLQDCGQVMPSCVIVVVKMEGPAYLCKTDEVGEICVLSGATGSGYWGLPGLTNTVFRVRPLDADGEPIGEEHYVRSGLLGFLGPGGLVFVCGSRDGLMTVTGRKHNMDDIIATVLAVEPMKFIYRGRIAVFSVRVLRDERICIVAEQRPDCGEEEVRSFQWMSRVLQAVDSIHQVGIYCLALVQPNYLPKTPLGGIHLSECKRRFLEGTLHPANVLMCPHTCVTNLPKPREIHSDVGPASVIVGNLVQGNRLASAQGRDMGYTDDSDAARKYQFISQILRWRALSTSDHVIFTLLNSKGTVSKVLTCAELHKKAERIGNLLLEKGRVNTGDHVALIFPPGLDLICAFYGCLYVGAVPVTIRPPHPQNLHTTLPTVRMIVDVSKATLVLSNQSVIKLLRSKEASNVLDSKAWPLTLDTDDMPKKKLPILYRAPTAEMLAYLDFSVSTTGMLAGIKMSHAAVTSLCRSMKIACELYPSRHIALCLDPYCGLGFALWCLSSIYSGHHSILIPPSEVEINPGLWLSAVSQYKVRDTFCSYGVMELCTKGLGSSVNQLKAKGISLACVRTCVVVAEERPRINLTNSFSKLFSALGLSPRAVSTSFGCRVNIAICLQGASSPEPSTVYVDLRALRNDRVSLVERGSPHSLCLMESGKLLPGVKVITANPETKGQCGDSHLGEIWVQSPHNASGYFTIYGDESDYADHFSAQLVTGNTGEVYARTGYLGFLRRTEVSSTSHVSDDTSMITRDSDTESLASACGSLNISAETHDTHDAVFVVGALDETIMLRGMRYHPIDIENSVMRCHKKIAECAVFTWTNLLVVVVELDGNDSEALNLVPLVTNTVLEEHHLIVGVVVVVDPGVVPINSRGEKQRMHLRDGFLSDQIDAIYIAYNM, from the exons AAGTGAGACAGGAGGCTGTCCAACAAGCGCTGGCTGAGATGCAGAACAGACCCAAGCCTTCACTGCCGATGCCCTCGAAGAGGACCTCCATGATGGCCAAGAGCCCTGACAGGGAGAGACATGACCTCT GCGCCCGTCGCGGTGGAGCCCTGGTAGCAGACCGAGTGCAGTGCTACGCTCAGCCCGAGGACACCGGCACCGGCACCGGCCGATGGAAGGTAAGC GTATCGGCTAAAATACAGCAACTGCTTAATACGCTGAAGCGCCCAAAGCGCCGCCCACTGCCAGAATTCTACGAGGACGACGACATTGAGCTCGAGCTGGCTGCCAACCCTAAGGATCCTAATGCTCCGAAGCCAGAAGGCGGCACCATGACCCCAGCTGTGGGCGAACAGCTCGTGGTCCCTTCAGGGCTGCCTCGCAACCTTGAAGCGGCACTGCAAAGATATGGAACAGCTTCTTTCAAAGCTAACGTTGCCACAGTCTTAGATCCAAATGGAAAACTCAGCAACTCGCTTAATTATG GAAAACTGCTAAGTCGATCACTGAAGATCGCCCATGCTTTGTTGAACAAAACGTTCACCTCGAAGACCAGCAGTGGTGGACCTTTGACAGGAGATAACTCCATCAAGCCGGGAGATCGCGTGGCACTAGTTTATCCGAACAATGATCCCATAAACTTCATGTGCGCATTCTATGGGTGTCTCCAAGCGGGCATAGTGCCGGTCCCAATAGAAGTTCCGCTGACTCGTCGTGACGCTGGCCTGCAGCAAGTTGGTTTCCTGCTTGGTTCCTGCGGAATTCAGTATGCGCTCACTTCTGATAACTGCCTCAAAG GTCTGCCAAAGACATCATCTGGCGATGTGGTATCATTCCGTGGCTGGCCGTCCCTGCAGTGGGTGTCGACTGAGAAGTTGCCGCGACCGCCACGCGATTGGATCCCTCCTCCAAGACCCGCAGAGGACAGCCCTGCTCATATCGAGCATACTTCAGCTGCTGACGGATCTGCTATGGGTGTAATAGTCACTAG GGCGTCTATGCTGGCCCACAGCCGCATGCTGTCGGTGGCGTGCAACTACACGGAGGGGGAGCACATGGTGTGCGTGCTGGACTTCAAGCGCGAGACCGGCCTGTGGCACGCCGTGCTCGCCAGCGTGCTCAACGGAATGCACGTCATCTTCATTCCGTACGCGCTTATGAAAGTCAGCCCCGCATCCTGGATGCATATGATCACTAAGTACAG GGCCTCGGTGGCTATAGTAAAATCCCGCGACTTGCACTGGGGTCTGTTAGCCACTCGTGATCACAAGGAGATCTCGCTGAGCTCCCTGCGTATGCTGCTCGTCGCCGATGGTGCCAACCCGTGGTCACTGTCATCTTGCGACCAGTTCCTGTCGGTGTTCCAGAGCAAAG GTGTGCGTGGCGATGCTATCTGCCCCTGTGCGTGCAGTAGCGAGTCTCTGACTGTATGCGTGCGTCGCGCGGGACGCGGCGGCGCCTCGGCCGGCCGCGGAGTTCTCTCCATGTCTGGTCTATCGTATGGAGTAGTTCGCGTCGACGCCGAGAACTCACTCACTTCACTCACTCTACAAGATTGCGGTCAAGTCATGCCGTcat GCGTGATTGTGGTAGTGAAGATGGAAGGTCCAGCGTACCTTTGCAAAACTGATGAAGTGGGAGAGATTTGTGTGTTGTCTGGTGCAACCGGGTCTGGATACTGGGGTTTGCCTGGTCTGACCAATACTGTATTCCGCGTGCGTCCTCTTGACGCTGACGGCGAGCCCATCGGAGAAGAACATTATGTACGAAGCGGCCTCCTCGGCTTTTTAGGACCTGGAG GTCTTGTATTTGTATGCGGTTCACGCGATGGTCTGATGACGGTCACCGGTCGCAAGCACAACATGGATGATATAATAGCCACAGTGCTGGCAGTGGAACCTATGAAGTTCATATACCGAGGACGTATCGCCGTCTTTTCCGTGCGAGTGCTACGTGATGAGAGGATCTGCATTGTCGCCGAGCAACGCCCGGACTGTGGCGAAGAGGAGGTACGC TCGTTCCAGTGGATGTCCCGCGTTCTTCAGGCGGTGGATTCTATTCACCAGGTGGGCATCTATTGCCTGGCCTTGGTCCAGCCTAACTACCTACCCAAAACTCCGCTGGGCGGGATACATCTTAGCGAATGCAAGCGTCGCTTCCTCGAAGGCACTCTGCACCCAGCCAACGTTCTGATGTGCCCTCACACTTGCGTCACCAACCTCCCCAAGCCGAGGGAGATCCATTCCG ATGTGGGACCCGCTTCTGTCATTGTGGGGAACTTAGTGCAGGGCAATCGTCTCGCCTCCGCTCAAGGACGCGACATGGGTTACACTGACGATTCCGATGCTGCTAGAAAA TATCAGTTCATATCTCAGATATTGCGTTGGCGCGCACTGAGCACCTCCGACCACGTGATTTTCACGTTGCTCAATTCGAAGGGCACTGTTTCCAAGGTCCTTACCTGTGCCGAATTGCACAAGAAGGCCGAGAGGATCGGCAACCTGCTACTGGAGAAAGGACGAGTAAACACAGGCGATCACGTCGCTCTTATCTTCCCACCGGGACTTGATCTCATTTGCGCCTTCTACGGCTGTCTGTACGTCGGCGCGGTCCCAGTCACTATTCGCCCGCCGCACCCGCAGAACCTGCACACCACACTCCCCACCGTGAGGATGATTGTTGACGTCAGCAAGGCTACGCTAGTACTCTCCAACCAATCTGTGATAAAACTACTGCGCTCCAAGGAAGCCAGTAATGTACTTGATAGCAAGGCTTGGCCTCTAACCCTCGATACTGACGATATGCCGAAGAAAAAGCTGCCCATACTCTACCGCGCACCAACCGCTGAAATGCTCGCCTACCTGGACTTTAGCGTATCAACCACAGGCATGCTGGCGGGCATCAAGATGTCGCACGCGGCCGTCACCTCGCTCTGCCGCTCGATGAAGATCGCTTGTGAGCTGTATCCATCGCGCCATATTGCTCTCTGTCTCGATCCGTACTGCGGTCTCGGTTTTGCCCTGTGGTGTCTCAGCAGCATCTACTCGGGCCATCACTCCATCCTCATCCCACCTTCTGAGGTCGAGATTAACCCCGGGCTTTGGCTGAGTGCCGTCTCTCAATACAAAGTGCGCGACACATTCTGCTCATACGGCGTCATGGAGCTGTGCACCAAAGGATTGGGTAGCTCTGTCAATCAACTCAAGGCAAAGGGCATCAGCCTGGCATGCGTGAGGACATGCGTAGTCGTGGCCGAAGAACGACCTCGTATCAACTTAACCAATTCATTCTCTAAACTATTCTCAGCACTCGGTCTGAGTCCCCGCGCTGTGTCCACATCGTTCGGTTGTCGTGTGAACATCGCTATCTGCCTCCAAGGCGCTTCTAGCCCAGAACCTTCTACTGTTTACGTAGACCTTCGTGCTCTAAGAAACGACCGCGTGTCGCTTGTAGAACGAGGCAGCCCACATTCGCTTTGCCTCATGGAATCCGGCAAACTGTTGCCTGGAGTAAAAGTGATTACTGCTAACCCCGAAACTAAGGGTCAATGTGGCGACTCCCATTTAGGCGAGATATGGGTACAGTCACCACACAACGCTAGCGGATATTTCACCATATACGGCGACGAAAGTGATTATGCTGATCATTTCAGCGCTCAGCTTGTGACTGGAAACACGGGCGAAGTGTACGCCCGCACTGGGTATTTGGGCTTTTTGCGAAGGACGGAGGTCAGCTCGACTAGCCACGTATCGGACGATACCTCGATGATAACCCGCGACAGCGACACCGAGTCGCTTGCATCGGCTTGCGGCAGCCTCAATATCAGCGCGGAGACACACGACACACACGATGCTGTGTTCGTAGTCGGTGCTCTCGACGAGACTATCATGCTGCGCGGTATGAGATACCATCCCATTGATATTGAAAACTCTGTGATGAGGTGCCACAAGAAGATTGCCGAATG CGCCGTTTTCACTTGGACCAACCTGCTGGTGGTAGTGGTTGAGCTGGACGGCAACGACAGCGAGGCTCTGAACCTGGTGCCGCTGGTGACCAACACAGTGCTGGAGGAGCACCATCTCATCGTGGGCGTGGTGGTAGTCGTCGACCCCGGCGTCGTGCCCATCAACTCGCGCGGAGAAAAGCAGCGCATGCACCTCCGTGACGGATTCCTGTCCGACCAGATCGATGCAATTTATATAGCTTACAATATGTAG